The Prionailurus viverrinus isolate Anna chromosome B1, UM_Priviv_1.0, whole genome shotgun sequence genome includes the window CGTCAGCTCAGGACTCTCGGGGGCACAGTGGCTGCCAGATTGGCCCGGGCCTCACAGGTGAACAGAGCCATACTGTGGACAGCCTACACCACGGCCGAGACGCACAGTCTGGGAGAAGGCCCGTGACCAGGCACACAGACCCAGgcccaggcagaggaagaaggtggCTCTCACATGCATCCCAAACCTGGACCTTTACAGTCCCTGCAGGCCCCAAAGTCCTCACACCGTCAGCAGCAAGGTCAAGTAGGAAAGCAAAGCAGGGACCCTGAGAGACCTTGGCTTTGAGGTTCTTGCCCTCACCTGCAGGCAGTTTGTGGGGGAAGGGTGATGAAAGGGATCAGAGGCCAAGGTGAGTAGAGACAggatacaaagaaggaaaaaaggggagacagggagagggctGGGCTCACccagaggccccccccccccaaatggagGGACACCCGCCCTCTTTCTCCAGTGGAGGAGACGCCCCTCTTCGGAAGccagcaggaggcaggaaggctgTGCCCCACTAGGGTGAGACCAAGCCGGCTGGGCTGTCTGGTCCATGGAGGTGTCTGTGGGGAGCCCTGGGGGATCAGCGGCAGCCCCTCCAGCCTGAGGCCCAGCTGGTAATCTCTTCCCCGGGGGCCAGCCGCCCCAGCTGAGGAAAGCTGTTGGCGGAGGCTGCCTCTGTAGATCCTGGCTTTATCTTCCCCACACATTGAAACCATCAGGCCCTCTGACTGCAGCCTGCCTGGCCCTGTCAGCTAGAGACACCGCGCTTTCATCCAAACCAGACCTTCCCTCCTccggttccccccaccccccaccccccccccaccggggcAGGGGGCAGTGAGCACAGCCTCACTCGTGCCCCCCTGGAGCCACTCTCAGAACTTCTTAACTAAAAGTTAAGATTTTGCTCTCCTCTCTGAAATGTTTACGAGGCCACCTTCCATGCTGGGCCCCTTGCTCCGCCCTCATTCTCCAAAGGGGATTTTAGTCGATGCTGCAGAAAGCGGGAGTTCTGGGGGCCCCCCGAAGCACCAAGCTGCTCCATGAAAGCAGCGAGTGAACACTCTTCAGCGCTGCTTGTTCTGGGGAAGCCAAATCAGAGGCAAACCCTGAATTCCTCTTGCTCACGGCCAATAAAAACCTTGCTTCAGTGCCGGCTTCCTCTGCTGAAATCAGATATCCTAGTAATAAACAAGTCTGAAAGGCAGGGAAAAgctcttgcttcttttttctgattagtttttcttccctttaaacaAAGTTTTCTCCTATAACAGGACGCCTGCCCCAGAAACTTGAGCCCCGAATTgtgccctctcctgcccctgtaCCCccactccttacactctgggtttcTGCCGGCGAAGGGTGGGGCCTGCCTTCCCCAACACTAGGCCACTAGGTGGCTGAGCTCAAAGTCAAGTCAAAGGGCCTTGGGGAGAAGGGTCTTTGCTGCGGGGGGAGTTGACTGCCGGCTTACGGGGAGAGCTGGGTTCTCAGCCTTCTGCTGCAGGTGGCGGTCAGCAATGGGAAAGTGAGGCAGGAGAGGTTGGGacctctttccccccaccccccgaagaCAGTCCTTCTGAATCTCTCTCGGTGCATCACGGGGCCATAAAAAGCCCAGCACTGTGGATTCTGGTGTTGAGGGCACAGGTGAGAAAGCCAGACAAAGTGCATCTCTGATGAGAGGGGCTCGTAAGGCAGAGGACTTGGAGTTTCCCTTCCTGGGGTTGTCCTCGCCTGGGCTCCCCTTCCTGTCCTCGTCCCTTCCCAGGGTAAGCCGTGTCTGCACACGTGGCCTGCTGTGGAGCGCCCTCCCCTACGTGCTGacatctcttctctcccctccctcccccaaatagGTTTTTAAGTGACTTTGCTGTCAGAGATgctattctgtttgtttttccttctgacaCTATCTCTCTGGAGAGTTTCTGGTCAAGAGAATTATGTCGAGGCGGCAGATTGCAAAAGGATTGCGCCTAATGGGGAACAGACAGACAAGACACCTTTCAAGTCCAGCCAAgttttcccccctctttctctctctcccaacttCTCATCTTCCCTTCTTGGCTTCAAAGTTGGCCCTGGTTTGTGCTAGTTTCTTCGGTACAGCTGGCGAGTAAGGTCACACATTGATTTTATTGTGGAGATTGGCAGCTGGGTCAAGCTTTGCTGCGGAGTCTGAGAGCCTCAGGGCGGCGctgagctggggcgcctgggcggggtggggcggagtGGGGGGGAGGTCCTGGCAGGGGGCGCACGGAGCCCCCGGAGTGCAGCTTAGGAAGGCACTCAAGCACCCAAGGAGTGGCTTCTGCTCCTTTGTGAGCTCGGAAAACCTATTTGAAATACAAGAAAGGTACCCAAAGCCCCCTCCCCTTAGCCCCTAGcatattccattttaaatgttcatctgTGCTGGACTTTACCAGGCAAAGAGTGTTAGCTCTGAGGTCTCTTGCACCCTTGAAGTGATTAAAGGAGAGGAGGTGAAGTTCAAGGGCCCCCTACCTTGTGTATAGCCCCTCAACAGcacacggccacggccacggtgGATGCCCATTGATGCAAACTGGCTGGAAAAGGaagcccttttcttttttacctatAGGCTTCTTGCAGGGAGAGGGCAGATTAGTACAACTTCTTGGTGGACGGTTTGGATTCTTTTGCCCTTAGTCATGAGGCTGATGTAATAGCAATTCGACTGATTTCATGGTAAAGACGGTCACAGTTCCCACAGCAAATCAGTTCCAATTGCACCACTGACGACATCCACCCTTATCACAGCCCTTCAGGAATTGGTGGGCGAGTCCTTCCTGTGCAGAGCTTTGGTGGGAAGCACGGGGCCACTGCTtttcagaaggaaagaagtgCCTTGGGTTTTAAGAATGTCCCATTTGACCTCATTCCCCCATGTAGCCGTGGGGAACACAATTTCCTGCCAGTCTGGCTCAAAGGGGAAAAGGGCACTGCTCTGCACGACCCGATCTGGGCCTCGCGGCCCATGGGATAGTTTGAAtctgggggggttggggggggggatgtgtgTTAGGGAAACAGGATGACAGAAGGGAGAGGCTGGGTTCCACTCAGGCTGGGTTTaattctctcctccctgctcatcCTCACTGTTTGTGGTTTCAGAGTTTGTTCTGCATTAAAGATGTGTCAGTTTTGCACAACTGCAATAGACTAAAAGCATACAGTTCTTTAACGGGAATACGCTTCTCTTAACTGAAACCTATAGATCTAAGAATATGCCGCTTACCAATCATTATAAGCCTGCTCTGGACTGGGAATCAAGAGCCCggagtttatttcttgctctgcCACTGACCCACTCTACCCTCAGAAGAGcgtgcagggcacctgggtggctcagtcagttaagtgtctgacttctgctcaggtcatgagctcacagttcatgagttcgagccccgtgtcgggctctgcgctgatggtgtggaacttgcttgggagtctgtctctcttctctgaccctccccaatgtctctcccaaaataaataaacataaaaaaaaaaaaaaaaaaaaaaaggagtgcaGAACCTTCTCTGGGACTCAGCACTCTGTCCACAAAGGGACACCACCACGTAGCCTAAATTATCCTACCAACTTCTGTGAGGGCAAAATGAGAGAATATAGGGGAGAGCACTCGATGTGCCTGGAATGTTTAGAAAGTGAGGTGTGGGGAGCAGAGTATGATTCGAGTAATAGAGATGCAGTAGCTGGAAACTAGGAGGAAGTTTTCCAGGACAAAGCCTTGCGGGCTAATTGGGAGCCTTTGAGCATCCAAACCTCCTGAGGCAGACACCGGCCCTGGCAGCTGGTGGCACAGAGAATGCTAGGCTGAGTGGCGGGTCAGCCCCGAACAGCATGCTGTGGGGACCCGGGAAACTTGCTGGGGATGCTATCACTGATCTGATGAAAATCTGGGAGTGTTCTACCTGCTGCCTGTCACGTGTAACAAAACCAAAGTCACAattttgttcaattttctttCCGCTGTGGGTACGCTGGACAGACTTACCGTggtttccctttccttatctgCATTTGATCAGGCCCTGGCTCGCCTCTTTCATTGCTCTCAATCTCTAGGCACAATCCAGAGAGTTCTTTATTAAGCTTAGTTAGACCAGTTCCCCTCTCCCAAAGTGCCCCACGGCCACCGTCAGGCCACTAGCCCAGGTAGCAAAGAAATGAGGCATCTGGAAGAACCTAGCGGCGCCGCAAGAGTCAGTCACATCACTTGGAAAAATCGTGCTCTTTGGCCTCCACTCCTGCTCTCTGAAGGGGTGAGACTAAGGGTGAGGGGCCCCTCCCAGGAAATTTGCTGAGCTGGGAACCCCGGTGCTTGCCCACAGGTTAGCCAATCTCGCCATCTAGAGGCCACTTAGAATACAGGTTCTTGCAGTAAGAGGTTAGtaagctcttgattttggtaatTCCTGAAATGccaacatttccttttcttgcctttagAAGTTCAGAATTGCTCTCTCATCCACTGTGTGGCTTTGGCTGCATCTGGGACTCAAGGGAAGCCCTCCTCTGAAGTCAGGCTGGCACAATGTCAAGTGATGGGCACAGCTGCTACCTGTTGGTTCCAATGCCCCACTCCTGTTAATACTCACTCGTTACACAGggtcataaaaaataaatcttttaattgCTTTGTAATTGGCACAGATGGTATAATTCaaactcacatttttatttactagaCTCTGAGACATGTTATAGCTCTGACTGAAACAGTGCAGGAATCATAATGGTTTAAGTTTTACAAAATTAcattcagcagcagcagcatcatgTTCTGAAAGTTATTTCATAAAATGAAGACTGGGGCttgaataaataaggaaaaaaacatcTAGAAAATAAACCACCCAGACGGAAGTCATCTGTTATGGATATCTGAGAATTGTGCTTTCTGGTGTTTGAAGACCTTGCTGCTACTTTATTAACAATCAAGAAGTTGCCAAATTCTGGCTTATATATATAGCAGGGCAGTGGGGACGAGGAAGGGCTTTAGAGGTGCCTGGAAAATGCTCTGCAGGAACAGGAACCTCAAAGCCAGGCCTTGTTGGAACTGTGGGCCTGAACTGGCCTTAAAGGAGTTTCTGGGGGAGCTACACTCACTGTGGGGCTGGTCTTTGAGGCTGCCTAGAGATTGAGAAGGAGTCACTGGCCTTTGAGATAAGAAATCACCATTAAGAGGATTAGAGTGGAGAACAAATCATAGCATTTAATTCTCATTGAGGAGAGCCCTGTCTCTTCAGGAGGATATTCGAAAGGCCCAAGTCCCTTTATTTTACCCCTGTAGTTTTCAGGGTCCACAGGGACCACCGAGGTAACCAATGACATAACCTCTGATCAATGTGATTTGGGTTTGCAGCACTACCTTGAGCCAGCTCCTGAAGTTACCTGCACTGTCATTCCAGAGTAgggacaaatatttactgagtggaGTCAAACCTGGGGGCAGAAATCACTTTGCCCCAGAGCAGCAAAGGTGATTAGTCAGTAGGGGGTCTGCATGAAGGGACTTTCCATTAACGTGGATGACAAATGGGAATCCCTCTCACTTTGGTGATTATAGGCATGAGTGACCACATTTTAACCTGGGGAAGGCATTTGTGGGTTGGTTGGTGCTCCTGGGCAGGATTCAATACTGAACTCGATTCCTGGCTATTGATTTGATACCTGTTTTGCAGAAATGTCTGGATTTCTCAAACCCATTCCAAAGCCACTACCTGAAGTGAGCTTCTTATGTCAGATCCCAAGTACACACAGTTCCCATCAACACCCACAATCATTAGCGCGCTCTCTCCAGTCACAAGGAGAGCATGGCTGTGCTGTGACACGGGGAATACCAAAATGGAGACCAGGTAAGTGCATAGTTAGTGTTCCTGGACAGGCCCACGGGCCACGAGCCACGGCTGGCTGTGCCTGGGCTCAGTGTGCCTGGGCCACCTCCACTGGGGCCTTCAGGTCAGCCGGGGACTTGTCCAGGGCAGGTTTCTTGGAGTAATCTCGCTCTCCAAAAATGGTGCTTCCTATTCGGACATTCGTAGATCCTACTTCAATCtgtgggaaagaagagagagtatCAAGGGCTGAGTTTAAAATCATGCAGCAAATGCTGGAGTCCCGCCTCTCGTTCTGGCTTTGGAGGGGCTTCTATGAAGAACAAGGATGAGGCAGCTGAAGAGGGGTGCAGGGCAGGGGTTCCCTTTGGGACAACAGCACCTCCAGGGGTGTGTTTAAGAAGTCAGGATTTCCTTGGCTGTCACAGTGACTAGGGGACATGACTGCCATTGAGTTTGGGCTGTTAAGACGTGTCACCCTGTGTGACTGAGACACAGTGGCACAACGAAGGGTTGTCTGACAGCCCACACCCCTTTCTAACGTTCCATTGTCAGAAGAAAAAACCTCCCAGTAATTGTTTGAGCACGGGACCGAATTCCAGTTCACTTATAAACACAAAGCATTTTTGCACCGTTTTGATATAAATGATTTTCCGAGACTGCAACTACTGGATACACACAGTGAGGTTGACACTTTGGTTTTTAGAACTTGATCAAGTTATTTACTGTTCCAGAGCCACACATCTCTCTCAGCATATAGTTACAGCTGTTGTGAATCTACCCGTAAGATGAACTCCAGACTATTTCATTAGGACTCACTGTCACACATCCATGCCCAAACATTTATATGGTgcgatgctttttaaaaaaattatagtttagGGGcctttggctggctcagtcggtacagcatgtgactcttgatctcagggtcatgagctccagccccacagtgagtgtagagattacttaaaatcaaagaaagaaagaaaaataagaaattaaactataattttaaaaagtctatttaaaaaaaaaatttttttttaatgtttatttatttttgagacagagagagactgagcatgaatggggggagggtcagagagagggagacacagaatccgaagcaggctccaggctctgagctgtcagcgcagagcctgacgcggggctcgaactcgtgaaccacaagatcatgacctgaactgaagtcggacacttaaccgactgagccacccaggtgcccctaaaaagtctatttttgagagcgcgCACGTGCGAAacagtgagccagggagggacagagagagagggagacaggatccaaagcaggctctgtgctgtcagcgcacagcccagactcacgaaccatgagatggcaacctgagccaaagtcggatgcttaaccgactgagccatccaggtgccccaaaaataaagaaagaaaaataagaaattgagctataatttttaaaagagtttatttgtttttaagtaatctctacacccaccatggggcttgaactcacaacccagagatcgagagtcgcatgctctagcaactgggccagccaggtgtcccttctgatttttctttagaATCCCCTTAGGGAATTAGATGGAGTTTAGGAGAGTTATGTGTCAGGCTGTAATTTCTATACATCTCATTTCAgaaaagaagggggtgggggatgttgGGACAGTTGAGGGCCACTGCTGTTGGCTGCTCTATTGCCATGATGAGGCGTTTCGAAGGTTTCTCCGGCAAACTGCTTTCCTGCGGCCTTTCGGGCCCTCCCCTTGGGCGGACAGGGCAAGGAGGACACTTACCGCATGCTGGAAGTCCATGGACATGCCCATACTCAGCTCAACCTGCTCAGTGGGGACGTTGAGCTTTTTACACAGCTCCTCTCGGAGGGACAGTAACGCCTAACAGAAGGACAAGTGTCACATTATTTCCTCCTGCCTTCTCCAAGGGTGTCTGAGAGTGGCTGAATCTGAACATCTCTGACAAAGACTATTGGTTCTTCGTGGTTTCAAGGCCTGTCCAAATTTCCAGAAGTTACCTAAAGTTTTTTAGCAAATGCTCCTACTCTCAAAACAATGATCAGTCactggaaaggaggaaaagagctCATTTTCTCTAGAGACTGTGTTTTAGCCAGGTTCAAGGGGAGTTGAGGAGAGTTCAGAAGAGGGTCATAATACCCGACAGGCAATATCTAGGAGGGCTTTTAACTTTATTACAACAGCCAGCCCTGCAACAGCATTTCGTTCAGATGCTTCTCTAGTGCATGAGCAATCCCGCCATCCTTGGACCCCAGTACCTGGAAATCTGGGTTTGGTCCTTGACTAAGATCATGTCCAAAGCTTCCTATGGTCATCAGCCCCACGAACTCCAGGCTGGGGCACTTGGCATTTATGTGTTCCACCATGGCTACTGTCTCTGAAGGCAAAAGGCCATGTTTACcttcacaaaaagaaacagaagacactTGTACCAAAATGTTTTAAGTAGCCAGAGGAAGGCTCAGTTTCCATCCCTTCCTTGTAACAGAGGAGGTGACTCTCGGACAAGAGGACTTCTTGAAAAACACATATCCTCAAGTCCTAAAGAGTAACCTAATTTTTGAGGTCTTTGTCTATGTTGCTTCCCTTCTGAATAATAACCATCTGAATCTCAGTGATATGAGCCGAGAACAGCTAGagtacagggaaaagaaaaaacactgctTTTCTTGGGACACCAACAAGACTCACATTGCCAAACACCAGATTTATCTGAGGATTCTTTTCCTAGTTCTGGTATTTCTAcagtttcattaatttattagaattgtaaacattttaaattattatttctttaaatgtttatttatttatttatttatttagacagcgagtgcaagtgggggagggacagagagagagagagagagacagagagagagacagagagagagagagagacagagaatcccaagcaggctccatgctgtcagcacagagcctgatgaagattatgacttgaggcaaaatcaagagtcagactctcaatcgactaagccacccaggtgccccaagatgtaaacatttaaaaataaagtatctatCACACGGGTTTcactatatattttcaaaatttaattgaACTTGCCAATTAACAACTAGAGGAGGAATCTGCAGCAAATGATTATTTGTTATGCAGTTATAAGGAATATTGATATCCTCTTTCCCTCATTTATCAAATGGAGATGCTAAGAACATTCACTTTAATCTTTAACTATAGCAAATTATAGCTAATTACCAAGAAATGATGTCACAGACTTGACCTGAAGTCAGTTTCAGATTTACCTATATTGGTAATGTAAGATATAATCTAGGTATGTGTAGAAATAATgacaattattaaaatttacagAACACTTCTCTGCCAGGTACACCTGCCAAGTCCTAAGAGCCTTTCACTTAATACAGTAACTATGAAGTAAGTACTCTTACTATCCCccttccacagatgaggaaactgaggcacaggaaagcTAAGTACCTTttccaaggtcatacaactagAAACTGTGCAACTGGGATTTCAGTCCAGGAAGCCTGACCTGAGGGCCCATCTAGAAAATAGTCTTGGCACTGTGCTCCTTCATATTACGGTTTGATGAACACTGGTCTGATGGTCATAAGCAAACGACTAATCTGTAAACACTCAATCAAGTGGCTAACAAGTGAGATGGGTGGGGTTCTATGCCAACAGCTTTGCCCG containing:
- the PLPBP gene encoding pyridoxal phosphate homeostasis protein isoform X2, which gives rise to MVIEAYSHGQRTFGENYVQELLEKASNPKILSSCPEIKWHFIGHLQKQNVNKLMAVPNLFMLETVDSVKLADKVNSSWQKKGSPERLKVMVQVNTSGEESKHGLLPSETVAMVEHINAKCPSLEFVGLMTIGSFGHDLSQGPNPDFQALLSLREELCKKLNVPTEQVELSMGMSMDFQHAIEVGSTNVRIGSTIFGERDYSKKPALDKSPADLKAPVEVAQAH